The Triticum dicoccoides isolate Atlit2015 ecotype Zavitan chromosome 6A, WEW_v2.0, whole genome shotgun sequence genome has a window encoding:
- the LOC119316352 gene encoding cytochrome P450 97B2, chloroplastic-like isoform X2: MTTCMHGSVYKLAFGPKSFVVVSDPIVARYILRENAFCYDKGVLAEILEPIMGKGLIPADLDTWKQRRKVITPGFHALFIEAMVRVFNKCSERTILKLEALIEKGDHGDKSTIVNLEEEFSNLALDIIGLGVFNFDFDSVNKESPVIKAVYGTLFEAEHRSTFYIPYWNLPLTQWIVPRQRKFRSDLKVINDCLDDLIKNAKETRQEADVEKLQQRDYSSLKDASLLRFLVDMRGADVDDRQLRDDLMTMLIAGHETTAAVLTWSIFLLAQNPTKMRKAQAEIDSVLIDGVITAEKLKKLEYIRLIIVEALRLYPQPPLLIRRSLRPDKLPGGYNGAKEGYEIPAGTDIFLSIYNLHRSPYFWDRPNEFEPERFTVPKKDENIEGWAGFDPDRSPGAMYPNEIIADFAFLPFGGGPRKCVGDQFALLESTVALALLLQKFDVELRGSPNEVEMVTGATIHTKNGLWCRLRKRT; the protein is encoded by the exons CACCTGCATG CACGGTTCTGTCTACAAACTTGCTTTTGGACCCAAATCATTTGTTGTCGTCTCTGATCCAATTGTTGCTAGATACATCCTGCGAGAAAATGCTTTCTGTTATGATAAG GGAGTTCTCGCTGAAATTCTAGAACCAATAATGGGGAAGGGTCTTATACCTGCTGACCTTGATACCTGGAAGCAAAGGAGAAAAG TTATAACTCCTGGGTTCCATGCCTTATTCATAGAAGCTATGGTGAGAGTATTTAACAAATGTTCAGAGAGAACCATATTGAAACTTGAAGCACTTATTGAAAAGGGAGACCATGGTGACAAATCTACCATAGTGAACCTTGAAGAGGAATTCTCCAATTTGGCTCTCGACATAATTGGCTTGGGAGTGTTCAATTTTGATTTTGACTCTGTTAATAAGGAATCTCCTGTAATCAAG GCAGTATATGGTACTCTTTTTGAAGCTGAGCATCGATCCACCTTTTACATCCCTTACTGGAATCTTCCTTTAACTCAATGGATAGTGCCAAGACAGCGGAAGTTCCGCAGCGACCTCAAGGTTATCAATGATTGCCTTGATGATCTTATTAAAAATGCAAAAGAAACAAGACAG GAAGCTGATGTGGAAAAACTCCAGCAGAGAGACTACTCATCATTGAAG GATGCCAGCTTACTGAGGTTCCTTGTTGACATGCGGGGAGCTGATGTTGACGACCGCCAG CTTCGGGATGATCTTATGACAATGCTTATCGCCGGACATGAAACAACTGCGGCTGTTCTGACATGGTCTATTTTTCtactggcccag AATCCCACGAAGATGAGAAAAGCCCAGGCAGAGATTGATTCTGTACTGATCGATGGGGTAATCACTGCGGAAAAGCTCAAGAAATTGGA GTACATAAGATTAATCATTGTTGAAGCTCTTCGCTTGTATCCTCAACCACCATTGTTAATCAGGCGCTCTCTCCGACCTGATAAATTGCCAG GTGGGTACAACGGAGCGAAAGAGGGATACGAAATACCAGCAGGAACCGATATATTTCTTTCG ATATACAATCTCCATAGGTCCCCATACTTTTGGGATAGGCCAAATGAGTTTGAACCCGAGAGGTTTACAGTTCCAAAGAAGGATGAGAACATAGAAGGGTGGGCTGGGTTTGATCCTGACCGGAGTCCTGGCGCGATGTATCCCAACGAG ATTATAGCAGACTTTGCTTTCCTCCCCTTCGGCGGAGGACCACGCAAATGCGTGGGAGACCAATTTGCGCTCCTGGAGTCAACAGTGGCCTTGGCCCTGCTATTGCAAAAGTTTGACGTGGAGCTGCGAGGCTCGCCCAATGAAGTAGAGATGGTGACGGGCGCGACAATTCACACAAAGAACGGGTTGTGGTGCAGGCTGAGGAAAAGGACTTGA
- the LOC119316351 gene encoding neurogenic locus Notch protein-like — protein MGDTGANMGHWAGIYGVGGNGAAAAEGSVVTVSSPTSGGSGGGSPTRSAPGVEGGRVGKPARRRSRASRRAPVTLLNTDTTNFRAMVQQFTGIPSGPYGPAGAGGGPVISFGAGGGDYGLGGGMPVRPSPSSAVMSFDHLGHHRPSAATSSLQQQQQHQQSQLFRPQQQQQYADYGGGGADMSFLHGFESSAEDRLLLQSIQAAQMLPRPASTNTPNGYNFG, from the coding sequence ATGGGCGACACCGGCGCGAACATGGGCCACTGGGCGGGCATCTACGGCGTCGGCGGCAatggggccgcggcggcggagggcaGCGTGGTGACGGTGTCGAGCCCGACGTCGGGGGGCTCGGGCGGCGGGAGCCCCACGAGGTCGGCGCCCGGGGTCGAGGGGGGCCGCGTCGGCAAGCCGGCGCGGCGGAGGTCCCGCGCCTCGCGGCGGGCGCCCGTCACGCTGCTCAACACCGACACCACCAACTTCCGCGCCATGGTGCAGCAGTTCACCGGCATCCCCTCCGGCCCCTACGGCCcggccggcgcgggcggcgggccCGTGATCAGcttcggcgcgggcggtggcgacTACGGCCTCGGCGGCGGCATGCCGGTGCGCCCGTCGCCGAGCTCGGCCGTGATGTCGTTCGACCACCTCGGCCACCACCGCCCGTCCGCCGCCACGTCGtccctgcagcagcagcagcagcatcagcagAGCCAGCTGTTCCGgccgcagcagcagcaacagtacgccgactacggcggcggcggcgcggacatgtcgttCCTGCACGGGTTCGAGTCGTCGGCGGAGGACAGACTGCTGCTGCAGAGCATACAGGCGGCGCAGATGCTGCCCCGGCCGGCCTCCACTAACACCCCCAATGGCTACAACTTCGGATGA